One Haloarcula sp. CBA1127 genomic window carries:
- a CDS encoding glycosyltransferase — translation MESTGPIAFFVPSLTVGGAERVTVSVANGLSKRGYDVDLVVSYNEGDFRTDVAGSVNVVDLGTQRIPGIGIGASVPALVRYLRRQSPQILFSQMTYANDIHMISQVLSGADTTAISTVHNTLGMQEGSKEKLVQWLQRRLASQSDQFVAVSEGVAKSVVEHVGIDQEKVSVLHNPVPINEVQERAGESVDHPWIESANLDIVLGVGRLERAKNFESFLRAFEQVHAARPDTRAIIVGRGSKRTELETLAAELGIDAAVSFPGFVDNPYGYMAGSDILALSSVHEGLPTVLIEALACGCPVVSTDCPSGPAEILKDGEYGPLVDVDDDEGLAAAIRTTLDDPHPSGVLIERANDFAPAAVIDQYEAFIRSFVSVETTDSVDKRSEPLTPS, via the coding sequence ATGGAAAGCACTGGACCGATAGCGTTCTTCGTTCCCTCTCTGACAGTCGGTGGTGCCGAGCGTGTGACAGTTTCTGTTGCGAACGGGCTCTCTAAGCGCGGATATGACGTAGACCTTGTCGTATCGTACAACGAGGGGGATTTCCGGACTGATGTCGCCGGAAGCGTAAACGTCGTCGACCTCGGAACACAGAGGATACCAGGGATAGGAATCGGTGCGAGTGTTCCCGCTCTCGTGCGATATCTGCGGCGACAATCTCCCCAAATACTCTTCTCACAGATGACGTATGCCAACGATATTCACATGATTTCGCAGGTTCTATCGGGCGCTGACACTACCGCCATCTCGACGGTCCACAACACGCTCGGGATGCAGGAGGGATCGAAAGAGAAACTTGTCCAGTGGCTGCAGCGTCGCCTTGCCAGTCAGTCGGACCAATTCGTCGCTGTTTCAGAGGGTGTCGCTAAGAGCGTCGTCGAACACGTCGGCATCGACCAGGAGAAAGTATCCGTCCTCCATAACCCGGTCCCTATCAATGAGGTGCAAGAGCGGGCAGGAGAGTCGGTGGATCATCCCTGGATCGAGTCTGCGAACCTTGACATCGTCCTCGGTGTCGGCCGTCTAGAGAGAGCGAAAAACTTTGAATCGTTCCTCCGCGCTTTCGAACAGGTCCATGCCGCTCGACCGGACACGCGTGCGATTATTGTCGGCCGCGGGTCGAAGCGAACCGAACTCGAAACCCTCGCGGCCGAGTTAGGTATCGACGCCGCGGTTTCGTTTCCAGGCTTTGTCGACAACCCTTACGGCTACATGGCGGGTTCGGACATCCTCGCGCTGTCTTCGGTCCACGAGGGACTGCCGACCGTGCTCATCGAGGCCCTTGCATGTGGATGTCCGGTCGTCTCGACCGATTGTCCCAGCGGCCCGGCAGAGATCCTCAAAGATGGTGAGTACGGCCCGCTCGTCGATGTCGATGACGACGAAGGACTCGCAGCGGCCATCCGGACGACGCTCGACGATCCACACCCGAGCGGCGTGCTGATCGAGCGTGCGAACGATTTCGCCCCGGCGGCCGTGATCGACCAGTACGAAGCGTTTATTCGAAGTTTCGTATCGGTGGAGACCACCGACAGTGTCGATAAACGATCCGAGCCGCTCACCCCCTCGTGA
- a CDS encoding DUF1616 domain-containing protein — protein MGRWSDTSPATVDLLTTVGYTAVVLLATLSSLEGILLAAIALPFLLFVPGYAVVAALFPTRNPECEHHRLITTERMLYSVVASICLAIIVGVNLEFTPWPIRPTPVVTALAIVTVVATGIAGYRRYKRTQMGLSQTSMPFGNSRAASGGSDGEGVQLGTVVVGVAILVTFASVTLVAAQPQRGEAYTEFGLLTENETGNLEASGYPEQIALGEPKQMYFTATNHEMETTEYVVVVQLARTAPTGEVIERIRLDTYSNRTAAGGRWLQRHTVTPVLEGERLRLTYLLYRGSPPNQPTAENAYREAHIWVDVT, from the coding sequence ATGGGCAGGTGGTCGGATACTTCGCCAGCGACTGTCGATTTGCTTACTACTGTGGGGTACACAGCGGTTGTACTCCTCGCAACGCTATCGTCTCTTGAGGGAATACTCCTCGCGGCCATCGCGTTACCGTTCTTGCTGTTCGTCCCGGGCTATGCTGTAGTCGCGGCCCTTTTTCCAACTCGGAACCCGGAGTGTGAACACCACCGGCTGATTACCACAGAACGGATGTTGTACTCGGTTGTGGCAAGCATCTGTTTGGCAATTATCGTCGGAGTCAATCTTGAGTTCACGCCCTGGCCGATTCGTCCGACTCCGGTTGTCACTGCCCTTGCTATCGTAACCGTTGTGGCAACTGGAATCGCGGGGTATCGGCGCTACAAAAGGACACAGATGGGCCTGAGTCAGACCTCGATGCCCTTCGGGAACTCACGAGCGGCCAGCGGTGGTTCCGACGGGGAGGGAGTCCAGTTGGGGACCGTAGTTGTCGGTGTAGCGATCCTCGTGACGTTTGCCAGCGTGACGCTGGTCGCGGCTCAGCCACAACGCGGCGAAGCGTACACAGAATTCGGGCTGTTGACCGAGAATGAGACTGGCAATCTGGAGGCAAGCGGCTATCCGGAGCAGATCGCGTTGGGCGAGCCCAAACAGATGTACTTCACCGCCACGAATCACGAGATGGAGACAACTGAGTACGTCGTCGTCGTGCAGTTAGCCCGAACCGCGCCGACAGGAGAGGTCATCGAGCGCATACGTCTTGATACTTATAGCAACCGGACAGCGGCTGGAGGCCGCTGGCTGCAGCGTCACACGGTGACGCCGGTACTGGAGGGCGAGCGCCTGCGGTTGACGTATTTGTTGTACAGGGGAAGTCCCCCGAATCAACCCACAGCTGAGAACGCGTACCGTGAGGCTCACATTTGGGTCGACGTAACGTGA
- a CDS encoding glycosyltransferase family 2 protein produces the protein MYKGSTVGVVVPAHNEEGFIGEVLDSLPEYVDQVFVIDDCSTDGTWTEIKEYVDTEVKQEGVTGDSAQQIVVADGAGTTVSESQTFLDKRIVPVRHQTNGGRGAAVQTGYELALMSGMDTVAVLDGDGQMDPNILDEILDPVVEGDADYAKGNRLISRRHCTQMSNWRLFGNALLTMLTKIASGHWQMRDPQNGYTAISATALEQLSLNDLFDDYGFLNDMLIHLDANGMTVQDVPMEALYGDESSGIRYGSFIPKLSILLLRGYVWRLQQKYLSRTESE, from the coding sequence GTGTATAAAGGCTCGACCGTCGGTGTCGTCGTTCCGGCACACAACGAAGAGGGGTTCATCGGTGAGGTCCTCGACTCACTTCCGGAGTACGTCGATCAGGTGTTCGTTATCGACGACTGCTCGACAGATGGCACGTGGACCGAAATCAAGGAATACGTGGATACTGAGGTAAAACAAGAAGGTGTGACCGGTGATTCCGCACAACAAATAGTTGTCGCCGACGGGGCCGGGACAACGGTATCTGAAAGCCAGACGTTTCTCGATAAGCGGATCGTCCCAGTACGTCATCAGACTAACGGCGGTCGCGGGGCCGCCGTACAAACTGGATACGAGCTGGCGCTTATGAGCGGCATGGATACGGTTGCAGTCCTTGATGGCGACGGCCAGATGGATCCGAACATCCTCGATGAGATACTCGACCCAGTCGTTGAGGGGGATGCGGATTACGCGAAAGGCAACCGACTAATATCGCGACGCCACTGTACTCAGATGTCTAACTGGCGGCTGTTCGGGAATGCGCTCCTCACGATGTTGACCAAGATCGCGAGCGGACACTGGCAAATGCGCGACCCACAGAACGGATACACCGCGATTTCCGCGACAGCGCTTGAACAGCTCTCGCTGAACGATCTGTTTGACGACTACGGATTTCTGAACGATATGCTAATTCACTTGGATGCGAATGGGATGACTGTTCAGGACGTACCGATGGAAGCACTCTACGGCGACGAGTCGAGCGGGATTCGATACGGCTCGTTCATTCCGAAGCTATCGATTCTGTTACTTCGTGGGTACGTCTGGCGGTTACAACAAAAGTATCTCTCCCGAACAGAATCAGAGTAA
- a CDS encoding CARDB domain-containing protein: MLSIGYGKLLIGCVAGLLLIGGATLGLGIGGFADGPSDTETTVGEDELEIRTVQSPTEIRPDEPLRVQLQITNAGSETTTQQVALRLNRDGQPPETVATKQVEVSAAEPTDVTFAVGPDQISPGEYTYAVAVGEESSSSESTGSVAVLTPPTFVLADTTENATIVRGTNASIRANLTNVGAYRGVQTVQIAVDADQNGQYSDAETLNESVHSLAGGQSQISTATVRTADLEPGRYQYRVATENTSTTGTLYVQQPATFQVQNTTAPANVTRGETANVSAVVENVGDVAGSDNVTLRSDSMNTTYSRSVSLAANETTTVSIRVNTTNLSRGTHNHSLGAADDTDTVSMTVQDSHFEVSDLAGPNVLYVGDTAVFSADVTNTGENTGTQSIQHRIDSDDDDRPEAYGVDRNVTLEPGESTRVRFEIEYTVTDSTDYPVEPLSLQTYIYGIYSKDARASTAMSVKPSWAKDGGSSGSGGSTSVSDGDRASLDEITQDKYGLYYDEVSGETKRQIEEIHERQPFADGLAAAEVRTREEIARQEYGADVKSGEKFNFTGLEIETQQKVEADFDAQFRTDSGDRIESWDELANDTYGKSYENLTASRQADIRTTYQDQFE; encoded by the coding sequence ATGTTGTCCATAGGCTACGGAAAGTTACTGATTGGGTGCGTCGCTGGACTGTTACTCATTGGAGGCGCTACGCTGGGGCTTGGAATCGGTGGTTTCGCTGATGGACCGTCCGATACGGAGACCACTGTGGGCGAGGACGAACTGGAGATACGTACTGTGCAGTCTCCGACTGAAATTCGCCCGGATGAGCCGTTGCGTGTGCAACTTCAAATCACAAACGCAGGGTCGGAAACGACAACACAACAAGTAGCGCTACGATTGAACAGGGACGGACAGCCTCCTGAAACGGTCGCAACAAAACAAGTCGAGGTTTCGGCTGCAGAACCGACGGATGTGACGTTCGCTGTCGGGCCTGATCAAATCAGCCCCGGGGAATACACGTACGCCGTTGCCGTCGGTGAAGAATCATCGTCCTCGGAGTCAACTGGGAGTGTGGCTGTCCTCACCCCGCCTACGTTTGTACTCGCCGATACCACTGAAAACGCTACAATCGTCCGTGGAACGAACGCCTCTATCCGAGCAAACCTGACCAATGTCGGTGCATATCGTGGCGTCCAGACAGTGCAAATCGCTGTCGATGCGGACCAAAACGGCCAGTACTCCGATGCTGAAACGCTGAACGAGAGCGTACACTCGCTTGCGGGCGGCCAGAGCCAGATAAGCACTGCCACGGTCCGAACTGCTGATCTGGAGCCTGGTCGATATCAATACAGGGTCGCCACCGAAAACACATCAACGACCGGAACACTCTATGTCCAGCAACCGGCGACGTTTCAGGTACAGAACACGACTGCACCGGCCAACGTAACGCGGGGGGAAACTGCCAATGTATCAGCAGTCGTCGAGAACGTTGGTGACGTGGCCGGGAGCGACAACGTCACGCTCCGCAGCGATTCGATGAACACCACCTATTCGCGCTCCGTTTCACTTGCTGCCAACGAAACGACAACGGTGTCTATCAGAGTGAATACGACGAATTTGAGCCGCGGGACACACAACCATTCGCTTGGAGCTGCTGACGACACAGATACCGTCTCGATGACGGTACAGGACAGTCATTTCGAGGTGTCGGATTTGGCTGGACCGAATGTCCTGTATGTCGGTGATACGGCTGTGTTCTCCGCGGACGTAACGAACACCGGTGAAAACACCGGAACTCAATCGATCCAGCACCGCATCGATAGCGATGACGATGATCGACCGGAAGCCTATGGAGTCGACAGAAATGTCACGCTCGAACCCGGTGAGTCGACTCGTGTTCGGTTCGAGATTGAATACACGGTAACCGACTCGACGGATTACCCCGTAGAACCACTGAGTCTGCAGACGTACATCTATGGCATCTACTCAAAAGACGCGCGTGCGTCAACAGCTATGTCGGTCAAGCCGTCATGGGCGAAAGACGGCGGGTCCAGCGGTTCCGGCGGAAGTACCAGTGTCTCTGATGGTGACCGCGCTTCGCTTGATGAGATAACCCAAGACAAGTACGGGCTCTACTATGATGAGGTGAGCGGTGAAACGAAGCGCCAGATCGAAGAGATTCACGAACGCCAACCGTTCGCGGACGGCCTTGCGGCCGCAGAGGTGCGGACGCGTGAGGAAATCGCCCGGCAAGAGTACGGTGCCGATGTGAAATCTGGGGAGAAGTTTAATTTCACAGGACTAGAAATTGAAACCCAACAGAAGGTCGAAGCGGACTTCGATGCACAGTTCCGGACTGATTCCGGTGACCGAATCGAGTCTTGGGACGAACTGGCCAACGACACATACGGGAAGTCATACGAGAACCTAACCGCTAGTCGTCAGGCGGACATCAGGACGACGTATCAGGATCAATTCGAATAA
- a CDS encoding winged helix-turn-helix domain-containing protein, translating into MADFDQWDEVSYVISSRYRVETLRRLSEGPATPSLIADDREMSIAHVSRALQELRESELVDLLVSEDRKKGRVYDITEKGVDIWETIERKNMA; encoded by the coding sequence ATGGCAGACTTTGATCAGTGGGACGAAGTGAGCTACGTAATCAGTTCACGGTATCGAGTCGAGACTCTCCGCCGGTTGTCAGAAGGCCCTGCGACACCGTCGTTAATTGCGGACGACAGGGAAATGAGCATTGCTCACGTTTCGCGCGCCCTGCAGGAACTCCGTGAGTCGGAACTGGTCGACCTATTAGTTTCGGAAGATCGGAAGAAAGGCCGCGTGTACGACATCACTGAGAAGGGTGTCGATATTTGGGAAACAATCGAACGGAAGAACATGGCGTAA